AAGCCGTCCCAACCACGTTACCGCCTAATTCTTCAACCATTTGAATCGTTGCTGAGATGGTCCCACCAGTTGCTAATAAATCATCAGTAACTAGCACATTTTGTCCCGGCTTAATTGCATCTTTATGCAAATAAAGTGCAGACTGCCCGTATTCCAAATCATAAGTCGCTTTGACCGTTTCGCGTGGTAACTTACCCTTCTTACGAGCAGGTGCAAAACCAACGCCTAATTCATAGGCCACTGGACAACCCACGATAAAGCCGCGTGCTTCAGGCCCGACAATCATATCAACATGTTTATCACGCGCAAATTGCACGATCTGATCAGTCGCTTCACGGTAAGCTTCCCCGTCAGCCATCAGTGGTGAAATATCGCGAAAAATGATTCCAGGTTCGGGATAGTCCGGAATACTAGCCACATACTTTTTTAAATCTAATGCCATTTGTTCTTAACAGCTCCTTCAATTCTTAACCGCAGCCTGGTTCTTCACCCATACTTGGAGCGCTGCAGATTTACTATATAAAAGCGTTTCTTCAGCAACGATTTGTTGTTCGCGCAGCTGATAACTAGGGGCGTGATGTAAATCCGCTTTTGCCGGATTCGAAACGCCATTCATGACACCATCATTTATTTTAACAAATCCGACCTCAAAAAACACCTGAATCATGAAAATAAGCAAATTTCGTTCAATATGCAGATGCTTGGCCACTAATGTTAATTGATGATGAATATCAACATCATGGTGCGCTGCGGTAAACTGGAAAAGTTTCGCAAACTGCGCGCGATTTGGCATTCCCGTTAAATAAACCGATTCTTGCCGATATAAGTAGAGCGTCAGCTGATCGAGCGCAATTGTGCTGAGTACCTGGGTCATATCCGCCAGCGTGTCAGGACAATCGACAATGAAGACCGCTTGATTAGCCGTCACGGCAGTCAGATCCGTTTTCGTATCCCCCACCCATACGGCTTGCGTTTGGGAACCTAAATACTGTTCAACTTTTTTCAACAGACGCTGGTGGAAAAAGAGGTAAACCCCCGGTGCTTGAAACAAATGGGCCGAAAGATGTTGCGTCCGGGCGTCGATCACCTGGGTCCCCGTCACTGCAATATCCTTAACCATGATTTGGGGCTTTGTCTGACCGTTCCAAGTATTTTCACTCAACTCACCCACTAACGTCACATCGGTGGGACTCGCCTGAATAGCCGGCAAGGCAGTACCCATCGAAAAACCGATAGCATCAATCGTATTGGTGCCATCACCCAGTTGTAATTTCAAGTGTTGCTGATCACTACCAATCGCGCGTGCTTGCGGAACAGTCGTTGGAACTAATTCAAACAACGGTGCCGGGTTATCCGTTCCAAAGGGGGCCAACGCTTGAATATCTGCCAGAGTTGCCAAGGTTGCCTCAGCTAATGGTAACGTGCCGTCAATTGGTAAACTGACTTGCGCATTGTCTGCTAATTGCTGACCCGCCGCCGCTTCCATCGCCTCTTTAAGCGTTGCTAACTGGTCGGCCATGACAGTTAGTCCAACCGCCATATGATGACCGCCAAAAGCCACCAATGACTCCCGAACTGGGTCGATCGCGGCAAATAAATTATACGCTTCGACGCTCCGACCACTACCTTTGAGCCGGCCATCATCATCCTCATTTAACACTAGGGTTGGTTTGCCAGACGTTTCGACCACGTGGCTCGCGACGATTCCCAAAACACCCTCGTGCCAACCATGCCCGGTAATAACTAAGGTTTGGCGGGCCTCATTTTCCGGCGTCTGTGCTTGCTCGATTGCACTGGCACTGATTGTCTTGACCAAGCCTTGGCGTTTTTCATTCAATTGATTGACCTGCTTGGCCAGCGCGGTCGCCCGCTCATCGTCCAAAGTTGTCAATAATTCTACACCGCTCTGCGCCGACTGCAGACGGCCAAGTGCGTTTAGCCGAGGGGCAATACCAAACCCGATATTGGTCTCGGTCAATTTATCGGGAATCAATCCGGCTTCTTGAATCAGTGCGGCCAAGCCTGGGCGGGTCGTCTGCTGTAAGACCTTCAGGCCGAGCGTTACCAAAGTCCGATTTTCACCAGTTAAGCTGACCAAATCAGCAACCGTTCCAATAGCAGCCAGATCTAACAGTTCCTCGGGTACTTCCTCAAGCAGCGCCGTTGCTACTTTAAACGCCACACCGGCACCAGAAAGACCACCAAATGGATAACTGCCCTCTGGATGTCGTGGATGGACAATGGCGTAAGCGTGCGGCAATTCAGTCGGTAACTCATGATGATCGGTCACCACGACATCGATGCCCTGTTCCTGCACTTGATTGATGACCGCATTTCCCGCGACACCGTTGTCCACCGTCACAAACAGCTTCGTTCCAGCCGCAATCAGCCGGTCAAAAGCGGCCTGATTAGGACCATAACCATCCTTGAAACGATCTGGAATATAGTAATTCACGTTAGCGCCAATTTGGTCCAACGTTTCATACATAATTGACGTACTTGTTAAACCATCTGCATCATAATCACCGTAAATGGTAATTTGATCCCCGGCAATAATCGCCTCTTGAATGCGGTCAACGGCTTTTTCCATATCGTGCATGTTCGTTGGGTCCAACAATGGTTGTTGATCCGCGTGCAGGAATGGGGCGGCTTCTTCCGCCGTATTAATGCCCCGCATTATTAATAACCGGGCAACTAAAGGGGTCACGCTGGCCGCCTCAGCTAACTTATCAACATCGGCTTCATCAACGGCCGTTGTTAAACGTGGCACCCACTTTTTCTTTGCCGCTAACATGGCATCCTTCCTTTCAACAACTTACTTATCCGCTGGCGTGGTTGGTTGTTCTGCCACCGCTCGTTTTTGTTTACCTTTATTATTCAAACGCAACGTTAATTGCTTATTTTCGGCAGTCAACTTATCAATCTTAGCCTGGGCCGCTGCTAAAGCTTCACTATGGGCTGTCCGTTCCTTAGATTCATTGACCGTCGCCATCAGTACTGCGGTAATGACACCTAAGATCAACGTCACCACAATGACCAAAATCAGTGGCCAATGAACTGCTGTAATTCCAAAATTGATTCGAACTGGTTCTACGTTTAAAATTGCAAAAATAATCACTACTAGTGCAATGACTAGTGCACTCACTAACCGCCATTGATTCTTCATTAAATTCATCCCCTATTTAAAATTAAAAACCGTCCCCGTCAGCCAATCCCCGAGCTTGGGTGCCAGCTGATAACCTAAATTAGCTGCAGACATCACCCAAGGCCGATTCAGTTCGCGCCGTTGATGCCCGAGTTTGCTTACAATCAATTCAGCAAACTTAACGGGGTTCAATGCCAGCTGGTCGACCCGGTCTAAATAGTGCCCCGTGGGATCCGCAATTTTGAAAAAGTCCGTTTTAATGGGACCCGGATTGACCGTCAATACGTTGACATGAGCATCCTTGAGTTCTAAGCGCAACGCATTATCATAAGCAATAATGGCCGCCTTACTAGCCGCATAAACGGCTGATTTAGGTGTTGCGATTTTGCCAGCCATCGAGGCGATGTTGACAATTTCACCTGCATGTTGCTTGACCATCCGTTGCGCAGCCAGTTGGCTAACATACATGGTTCCCAATGTATTGACGCGCAACATTTTCGCCATCACCGGCGCATCCATGGTGATCACCGTGGTCATATCGCCAAAACCGGCAGCGTTAATGACCACATCCAATTGACCAAATAGCTCATCGATGGTCGTAAAGACGTGATCAACGTCCGCCACGTGACCCACGTCACAAGTAATCGCCACGGCCTGCCCTTTTGATAACAGACGACATTGATCAGCAACCTGTGTTAGCCGTTCTCGCCGCCGGGCTGCTAAGACGACATTGGCTCCCTGACTCGCCACGGCTAGGGCTAGTTGCTCGCCTAGTCCACTAGACGCGCCAGTAACCAAAACAGTTTTACCCACTAAGTTCGTCATTTACTTGACCTAACCTTTCTCAGGTAATGGAATATCAATTACATCAAAGTCGCGAACGACTTTCGAGTGACTAAAGACTTTCTGTGCTTGTTTTTGTAGTTCCTTACTCAACTTACCCGTGTACCGAGCCGAGATATGGGTCAACAATAGCTGCTTAACACCGGCCTGTTGGGCCACCTGGGCTGCTTGGGTACTCGTTGAATGGTAATAGTTATGTGCCAACTTACCTTCATCTTTTCCGAACGTGCTCTCATGAACTAAAGCATCCGCATCCTGTGCCAAGCTGACCGCGTGCGGTGTCCGCCGAGTATCACCGAGAATCGTCACCGTCCGCCCTTTTTGTGGCGCAGCGATGTAATCTTGACCATTAATTGTCCGACCATCAGGCAACGTCACCGTTTTGCCGGCTTTTAATTGACCATAGACGGGACCACTCGGAATGTTCAGGGCTTTGAGTCGATCGGCTTGTAATTCACCCGGGTGGTCCGCTTCTTCTACCCGGTAACCAAAACAAGCGATCCGATGATCCAGAGGTTCGCAGCTTACTTTGAACGTCGCATCTTCAAAAACCGTCTCAGCCTTCGTGATTTCATGAAACTTCAATGGATATGACAAATGGGTGCCAGAGACCCGCAACGCCGTTTGAACGAAGTCGCGGACACCGACTGGCCCATAAATGGTGAGTGGTTCGTCCCCGCCTTGAAAAGAACGCGAGCTCAATAACCCCGGTAAGCCAAAGATATGATCGCCATGCAGATGGGTAATAAATATTTTTGCAATTTTGCGTGGTTTTAACGTCGTGCGTAAAATCTGGTGTTGCGTCCCTTCGCCGACATCGAACAACCAGACTTCATTTCGCTCATCTAATAGTCGTAATGCTGTGCTAGTGACATTTCGAAATTTGCCCGGTGAGCCGGCACCGGTACCTAAAAATTCTAATTGCATATTTTTGTTCGTCCTATCTATACAGTCTGCTAACTATTTTACCGAATCTAGCGGCAATACACAATTGTTAGCACTGCAAAGTCATGGCCGGTCAACACCGTGCGCTCACCGACCGCAATTCTACAAAGCAAGCGACGTTGGGCGACTCCTCACAATTAACAGGAAGAACACGAACAACGCTGCTCATTTTATTTTAACATGTCAGGCTAAAATTATCGCACTTGGTTTCAAGATTCCACGCGCCAAGACTGCCTGCCACCGGTGTTATCTATAATCAAAAAATGCACTTTTCCGGGCAAACTGACTATGACGGGTTGTGACCGTTTTCATTCAACCCGTCATCGCCGGCAAATGAATCCTCAGTCCATCTTGCTTAACCCAATTGATTATCGTATACTTGCTTACAAATCGTCTGAACAAGAGGTAACCGTTATGCGACTCATCGACTTTAACTTATCAACCGCTGATCTACAGCAAACTTTACCACTGTATTGGGAACTAACGACTAATCAAATCTGGCCAATCCAAAGTGTTACGCTCGTCGATCACCAGCTGGTTTTAGTAGCTTCAAAAAGCGCGCTCCCGCTGACACTCGACCAGTTCAATGCGCGGACGCGCCAAATCGATGGTCAAACGCAGCTCTGTATTCAAACCCCACCGCGTCCGCGCCGATTATTTGGCTATCGCTTAAGCCAGCAGCGCTTACTGTTTGGCTGAGCATCTAATCGCACGTCAACTCAAAAACAGCGTCGTTAGTTAAAATTCTAACGGCGCTGTTTTTGGATTGTTCATTATTTTATCACTAGTCTACCTACCAGACTGTCGTAACGACAATCATCAACTAATTATGTCGTCACAAAAGTTTAGTCCATAAACTGGAAGGAGTAGTCCAAGATTTGAATCGTATCATCATTCTTGGCACCAGCTGCACGTAAGGCATCATCAACACCCATCCCACGTAATTGCCGAGCAAAGCGCATTAAACTTTCTTCATGATCTAAATTGGTCATCTTAAAGAGCCGTTCTAACTTATCACCAGACAAGACGAACAAGCCCGGTTCTGGATTATCAATGCTAAAGTCCGCATCCGCTTCAGTCGTGTAATCACGGTGCTTCAAGTCGTCAACACCCTTGATTGGGAATTGTGGCGTCGTATCCAACAAATCAGCCGTCTTGGCTAACAAGGCTTTTAGTCCCTGTTGTGTAATCGACGATACCGGATAGACGGCTGGCGTGTTTGGCAACGTATCATCCGTCGCTAACTTCGCCTTAAAGTCTTCCAGATTAGCTTCGGCATCCGGCATATCCATCTTAGTCGCCACCACGATTTGGGGCCGCTTCAAGAGATCAGGGTCATAACTCGTCAGCTCGTGATTAATTTTGTGATAATCCTCAAACGGATCGTTTTCTTCTACACCACTCATATCAATCAGATGTAAAATAACGCGCGTCCGTTCAATATGCCGCAAGAATTGAATCCCTAAGCCGACTCCGTTAGCTGCACCTTCGATCAAACCAGGTAGATCAGCCATAACAAAGTCACGACCGTCATCCAAACGAACCATCCCGAGATTAGGCACTAAAGTTGTAAAATGATAGGCCGCAATCTTGGGCTTAGCACTCGTGACCACTGAAAGCAGTGTCGACTTGCCGACTGAAGGAAAACCAACCAGACCAACATCGGCCAAGACTTTCAATTCCATTCGAATCGTCAATTCATCGCCGGGCTCACCATTTTCAGCAATTTCAGGAGCAGGGTTCTTAGCGCTAGCAAAATGAATATTTCCCCGACCGCCCCGGCCACCCTTGGCAACCACTAACCGCTGATCTTTATTGACGATATCGCCAATTAACTCACCAGTTTCAGCATCCGTCACCGTTGTCCCAAGCGGTACTTTAATAATTGTGTCCTTCGCGGAACGACCTGTCATCTGCTTAATCATTCCATTGCCACCAGCTGCGGCTTTGAACTTCCGCGTATAACGAAAATCCATCAGTGTCCGTAATCCTTCGTCAGCCTGCAATACGACGCTTCCGCCGCGACCACCATCACCGCCAGCGGGACCACCATTGGGAACAAACTTTTCACGGCGGAAAGCAACCATGCCGTTACCACCGTTACCGGCCTTTACATCTACTTTTACTTGATCAACAAACATGTTCTTTTCTCCCGTTTCTTCTATATTATTATCTACGAAATCCGATCGTGCGAAATTAGATACCTGACCTAGTATACAAATCTTCGGCCACTTCGTCAAAAGTTCCACGCCTAATTAGACAGATCATCTTTATTTGGATGCTAATGACGATTTGATGACAGATTTTGGATTATTTTGACGGTTTTTGAAGGTTTTTGTTGCATTTTGACGTTTAAACAGGTATATTATTATGCGGAGGGATTTGAAAGTGCTTACAGAAGAACGTCAACAGTACATTTTAAATACGATCCGTTTCAAGGGCATTATTAAAATCAAGGACATCTGTTCTGAAACTCGTTGTTCCGAGTCCACGGCGCGCCGTGACCTCCAACAGCTAGAAGAACAGGGCGAGTTACTCCGCGTGCACGGTGGTGCGAAGTATATGAACTCACTCCAAGAGGAACCCGCGATGAATGATAAGGTTTCCCGTAACGTTAACGCCAAGGACCATATCGCGCAGCAAGCCGTTGCGAACATTCAAGTTGATGACGTCATTTATTTGGATGCTGGGACTTCAACCCTAGCCATGATTCACCATTTAAATCCGAGCTACAACTTACGTGTCGTGACTAATGGTGTTGTCCATGCTTCCGCTTTGGCAGACATGGGCATCCAAACCTACCTGCTTGGTGGCAATTTGAAAGGCACCACCAAAGCCGTGATTGGTCCCGAAGCCGTTAAATCGTTAGAGGAATACCGATTCAACAAAGTTTTCCTTGGTATCAACGGTGTCCACCCAAAATTCGGGCTCACAACGCCCGACCCCGATGAAGCGGTCGTCAAAAAAACCGCAATTCTACAAAGTGAAGAAAGCTTTATCTTAGCTGACAACACTAAGTTCGACCACGTTTCGTTTGCGCGCGTCGGTGATTTATCCAGTGCAACCATCATCACTGACCAACTCACGCCAAGCGTTGCCGAACAGTATCAACCATTAACTACGATTCAGGAGGTTCAATCATGATTTATACCATTACTGTCAATCCATCAATTGACTACGTGGTGCAACTACCCCAAATGACCCTCGGTAGTGTTAACCGGTTAGCACACACGGCGAAACTCCCTGGCGGTAAAGGCATCAATGTATCGCAGATTTTGAACGACCTAGACCAACCCAACAAGGCCCTCGGCTTTATCGGTGGGTTTACCGGCACGTTTATCAGTGATGCTTTAAAAGCCAAGGGCCTAGATTGTCACTTCACACCGATTGCCGATGACACCCGGATCAACGTGAAGATTCACGCTGAAGAAGAGACCGAATTAAACGGTGCTGGCCCGGACATCACCGCCAAAGAAATCGAAGCCTTCTACACCGAATTAGCCAACTTAACGCCGGATGACGTGGTCGTCATGTCTGGTAGTTTAGCGCCTAGTTTACCAGATAGCTTCTACTACGATATTATTCAGAAGGTCGAAGCTGCTGGTGCTAATTTTGTCATCGACACGACCGGTGAAGCTTTGAAGAAAACTTTACCCAGCCACCCCCTCGTTGTGAAGCCTAATAACCACGAACTTGCTGATTACTACCACACGACGTTTAATAGCCAGACTGATATCATTGCAGCGGGCCAACGGATGCTAGCTGAAGGTGCACAACACGTGCTGATTTCAATGGCCGGCGATGGTGGCCTCCTGATCACCAAGGATGCGGTCTACTTTAGTCCCGCACCAAAGGGCCAGGTAATCAACTCAGTTGGTGCCGGTGATTCAATGATTGGTGGCTTTGTCGGCACGTTCGCCAAAACACACGATGCTGTTGAAAGCTTCCGCTACGGCTTAGCTTGTGGCTCCGCAACCGCCTTCTCAGAAGACATTGCGACCCGCGCCAAGATCGATGAAATTTTGCCACTCATTAACATTGAAAAACTCGCTCACTAAAGAAAGGACTGTTAACTAAACATGGATATCCGCGATTTATTACTAAAAGATGTCATGATCATGGACATGCACGCCACGACCAAGGACGAAGCGATTGATGAGTTAGTTCATAAATATGCCGAACAAGGTATCATCAATGATGAGGCCCTCTACAAGCAAGACATCATCAAACGGGAAGCCGAATCAACTACCGGGATTGGCGACGGGATTGCTATGCCCCATGCCAAAGATAAGGCTGTTAACCGGGCAACCGTGATGTTTGCTAAGAGTAAGGCCGGCGTTGACTTCAACGCGTTAGATGGTCAACCCGTTCATCTTTTCTTCATGATTGCTGCTCCTGAAGGTGCCAACAACACCCATTTAGCCGCCCTCGCCGCCCTCTCAAGCTTATTGATTGATCCTGAATTGGTCGCTAAACTTAAGAATGCACAGTCACCTGAAGAAGTTCAACAACTCTTCGGTGACGCCCAGGCTGCTAAGGAAGAAAAAGAAGCCAAAGATGCTGCTGCCAAGGCCGAAAAAGAAGCCGCAGCTGCCAGCACCACCACTGACGAAAAACGTCCCTATTTAGTTGGGGTTACCGCCTGTCCAAACGGAATCGCCCATACTTACATGGCCGAAGCAGCCTTGATCAAAGCTGGTGAAGCGGCCGGTGTTGACATCAAAATCGAAACGAATGGTTCTGAAGGTGTTAAGCACTTATTGACTGCCGATGAAATCGCTCGTGCCGACGGTGTTGTAATCGCCGCTGACAAAAAGGTCAAGATGGCCCGTTTTGATGGTAAGCACCTGGTTAACCGTCCCGTTACTGACGGGATCAACAAGGCCGATCAATTAGTTCAAGAAGCCTTGAGTGGTAAAGCTCCTGTCTATCACGATGCTGATGGTGGTGCTGCGGATGACGATGAAGGTGGCAGCGCTAATGGTAGCGTTTGGGGTGAAGTTTACAAAGACCTCATGAACGGGATTTCCCACATGTTGCCATTCGTTGTTGGTGGTGGGATCTTAATGGCCCTCTCCTTCATTATTGAGCAATTCGTTGGTAGTAAGAGCTTAGCCTTTACCTTCTTCAACCAAGCTGGTAACATGGCTTTCGCCTTCATGGTACCTGTTTTAGCCGGTTACATCGCCGAATCAATTGGTGATCGTCCTGCCTTGATGCCCGGGTTCGTTGGTGGGTTCATGGCCACGGTATACACTGGCGCTTACGGTGGTGTTTACACGGCCTCCATTACCGCCAATGCTAAGAGTCCCGCTGGTTTCTTAGGTGGTTTAGCCGCTGGTTTCTTAGCCGGTTATATTACTGTTTGGATGAAGAAGTGGACCAAGAACATGCCACAATCCTTAGACGGGATGAAGCCAATGCTGATCTTCCCAATTCTGGGCTTATTGATTATTGCTGCGCTAATGTTCTTCGTTGTTAACCCAATCTTCTCAGTTATCAACGCCTGGATTACCCACTTCCTAAACTCAATGGGTACTGGTAATGCCGTTCTCCTCGGTCTTGTCCTCGGTGGTATGATGTCGATCGATATGGGTGGTCCTTTCAACAAGGCCGCTTACGTCTTCGCAACTGGTGCCTTTACCGCAACTGGACATGGGAACTTAATGGCCGCTGTTATGGCTGGTGGGATGGTTCCACCATTGGCAACTGCGATTGCCACTGCCTTCTGGCCAAAGAAATTTACGGATGACGAACGTAAAGCTGGTATCTCTAACTGGTTACTTGGTATTTCCTTCATTACTGAAGGTGCCATTCCATTCGCCACAGCTGACCCATTGCACGTTATCGGTTCAAGTGTGATTGGTGCTGCCATCGCCGGTGGCTTAACTCAACTTTGGGGCGTTGCCGTCCCTGCTCCTCATGGTGGCCTCTGGGTCTCATTACTCGCCACGAATATCTGGGGCTACATCGGTGCCACAATTATCGGTGCCGTTATCGCTGGGGTTATCCTTGGTCTCTGGAAACCAGCTAAAGCTTCTAAATAATGTGATATCTAAAAAGACGATCAAATTGATCGTCTTTTTTTGTTTTCAAAATTAACGAATCAGCCGTCTAACCCCGCAATAAAACGGGTATAATGAAAGTAATATACTGATTATGTTAACGAGAATCGAGACGAGTTTGATGAAACTACGAAAATCTATCTTTGGCATCAGCTGTGTATTATTCGGCATGATGCTGCTTTCCGGTTGCCAAAAACAAACTAAAATGACCCTGCCCCCTGTCAGTCACAAGACCTTAACAGCGATGGTGATCAGTGATGACCATGTCATTGCGCCCAGCCTGCATGATAATGGTAAGGCTTTCACGCAGTACGCGGCTAACGATGCCGGTGCAGATTTAAAATACAGCGCGACGATTTTTCGCGCTTTTATTGCTAAGGCGTTAATCACCAAGCCTGACGTTGTGCTCATCAGTGGCGATATTACTAACAACGGTGAAAAAGCCAGTCACGAGTACGTTGCCAAGCAGCTTCGCCGACTGACTGCTAAGCACATCCGCGTCTACGTCGTCCCCGGTAATCACGACTTGAACAACCCTATCGCCCGTCGCTTCAAAGGAAAGCATCAATATAGCACCGAGGCGACTAGCCCGACCCAGTTCAAGAAGATCTATCATCAGGACGGCTACGGCCAAGCCAGTGAAACTGACCCAAGCTCATTGGGATATTTGGTAAAACCTAGTAAACACACTTGGTTTTTGATGCTAAACTCCGCCATTTATAAAAGTAATTATCAACAAGGTAATTCAACGGTCGGTGGTGGCCTGACCGATGGGACCTTACAATGGCTTACTAAAGTCGGTAAGCAAGCAAAACAAGCCCATGCGACTCTCATTCCCGTCCTACATCACAATACAATGGACCACACGGTGATTCATCAGGACTATACAATCGGTTATGCCGAAGATGTCCGTAAGGCCTTTACCACTGCGGGTATCAAGTTATCGCTCAGCGGCCATATTCATGCTCAAAATATCAAGTCTACCAAAGTCAAGAACCAGTCACTGACTGATATTGCCAGTGGCGCCCTGATACTGGGATCTCACTATTACGGTACGCTTAAGATCAACCAGAGTAACGGGACGGCCACGTACCACGCGACCCCGTTAAACGTGAGTGCTTACATCAAGCACCACCGTGGTAATAAAGCAATGCGCGCCTATCAAAAGTACGATCATGACGTGTTATATGCGGCTGGCTATAACGCAGCACTGAGTCAGTTATATGAGGACCGTGACGAAACGCAACTATCAAGCGCTAAAGTTAATCAGCTAGCCCGCGGCATGGCGGCCGCCAATATCGCGCTCTTTCGGGGCACCCCAGTCAAAAATAGCGCCGCTATTCAAGCTTGGCAACAAATGCCCCACAATACAAGTTTGCGCGGCTTCGTGTTAGCCACCAAGAAACTACACGGCAACGTGACGTGGTCTGGGTCCGTACAATAACCACTTTATAAACTAAAGACGACAGCGAATTTTCAGGCTGTCGTCTTTTTGATTAGTCACTACTTATAGCTGGTCAGTCACACCGGCACCACCCTACTTCGATTCGGCTAGATTGGTTTTCGCACACGTAGCATTTGGTTAACAATGGTCATTAAATAATCACGCTTGCTAAATCCGACGACGGCCGTTATCAAAATCAATAGATAACGGAGTACAACACTGTGATAGCCTCCTAAAAATAGAAAGCCAACCGCCAAAAAAGTGAGCGTAATCAGCCCCAGTATCTTGCGATCATATGGAAGCGTGCCAAGTTTTTCGCGACAGATTCGATTCATAAACCAATAATGAACAACCGCATACATCACATAGCAAATTAATGTTGTATATCCCGCCACCTCGTATCCTAAAATTGGAATCAACCAATAATTTAGCGCCACATTCAATACTGCGCCAATAACACTGGCAATCATGATTAAAGATGTCCGTTCATAATAGAACTCAAACTTTGCAAATAAATCAAAAGCAAAAATGAAAAAGACGCTCATTGCGATTGGTGGAACGATCCAGGTCGCCTTAGCATATGCTCGTGGTGCGAATATCGAAACGATTTCGGGCGCAAATGCAATC
This Lactiplantibacillus plantarum DNA region includes the following protein-coding sequences:
- a CDS encoding LapA family protein; the encoded protein is MKNQWRLVSALVIALVVIIFAILNVEPVRINFGITAVHWPLILVIVVTLILGVITAVLMATVNESKERTAHSEALAAAQAKIDKLTAENKQLTLRLNNKGKQKRAVAEQPTTPADK
- the rnz gene encoding ribonuclease Z, with protein sequence MQLEFLGTGAGSPGKFRNVTSTALRLLDERNEVWLFDVGEGTQHQILRTTLKPRKIAKIFITHLHGDHIFGLPGLLSSRSFQGGDEPLTIYGPVGVRDFVQTALRVSGTHLSYPLKFHEITKAETVFEDATFKVSCEPLDHRIACFGYRVEEADHPGELQADRLKALNIPSGPVYGQLKAGKTVTLPDGRTINGQDYIAAPQKGRTVTILGDTRRTPHAVSLAQDADALVHESTFGKDEGKLAHNYYHSTSTQAAQVAQQAGVKQLLLTHISARYTGKLSKELQKQAQKVFSHSKVVRDFDVIDIPLPEKG
- a CDS encoding SDR family NAD(P)-dependent oxidoreductase encodes the protein MTNLVGKTVLVTGASSGLGEQLALAVASQGANVVLAARRRERLTQVADQCRLLSKGQAVAITCDVGHVADVDHVFTTIDELFGQLDVVINAAGFGDMTTVITMDAPVMAKMLRVNTLGTMYVSQLAAQRMVKQHAGEIVNIASMAGKIATPKSAVYAASKAAIIAYDNALRLELKDAHVNVLTVNPGPIKTDFFKIADPTGHYLDRVDQLALNPVKFAELIVSKLGHQRRELNRPWVMSAANLGYQLAPKLGDWLTGTVFNFK
- a CDS encoding adenine phosphoribosyltransferase, producing the protein MALDLKKYVASIPDYPEPGIIFRDISPLMADGEAYREATDQIVQFARDKHVDMIVGPEARGFIVGCPVAYELGVGFAPARKKGKLPRETVKATYDLEYGQSALYLHKDAIKPGQNVLVTDDLLATGGTISATIQMVEELGGNVVGTAFLVELKELHGRDKIKDYDMLSLMQF
- the recJ gene encoding single-stranded-DNA-specific exonuclease RecJ gives rise to the protein MLAAKKKWVPRLTTAVDEADVDKLAEAASVTPLVARLLIMRGINTAEEAAPFLHADQQPLLDPTNMHDMEKAVDRIQEAIIAGDQITIYGDYDADGLTSTSIMYETLDQIGANVNYYIPDRFKDGYGPNQAAFDRLIAAGTKLFVTVDNGVAGNAVINQVQEQGIDVVVTDHHELPTELPHAYAIVHPRHPEGSYPFGGLSGAGVAFKVATALLEEVPEELLDLAAIGTVADLVSLTGENRTLVTLGLKVLQQTTRPGLAALIQEAGLIPDKLTETNIGFGIAPRLNALGRLQSAQSGVELLTTLDDERATALAKQVNQLNEKRQGLVKTISASAIEQAQTPENEARQTLVITGHGWHEGVLGIVASHVVETSGKPTLVLNEDDDGRLKGSGRSVEAYNLFAAIDPVRESLVAFGGHHMAVGLTVMADQLATLKEAMEAAAGQQLADNAQVSLPIDGTLPLAEATLATLADIQALAPFGTDNPAPLFELVPTTVPQARAIGSDQQHLKLQLGDGTNTIDAIGFSMGTALPAIQASPTDVTLVGELSENTWNGQTKPQIMVKDIAVTGTQVIDARTQHLSAHLFQAPGVYLFFHQRLLKKVEQYLGSQTQAVWVGDTKTDLTAVTANQAVFIVDCPDTLADMTQVLSTIALDQLTLYLYRQESVYLTGMPNRAQFAKLFQFTAAHHDVDIHHQLTLVAKHLHIERNLLIFMIQVFFEVGFVKINDGVMNGVSNPAKADLHHAPSYQLREQQIVAEETLLYSKSAALQVWVKNQAAVKN
- the obgE gene encoding GTPase ObgE, which translates into the protein MFVDQVKVDVKAGNGGNGMVAFRREKFVPNGGPAGGDGGRGGSVVLQADEGLRTLMDFRYTRKFKAAAGGNGMIKQMTGRSAKDTIIKVPLGTTVTDAETGELIGDIVNKDQRLVVAKGGRGGRGNIHFASAKNPAPEIAENGEPGDELTIRMELKVLADVGLVGFPSVGKSTLLSVVTSAKPKIAAYHFTTLVPNLGMVRLDDGRDFVMADLPGLIEGAANGVGLGIQFLRHIERTRVILHLIDMSGVEENDPFEDYHKINHELTSYDPDLLKRPQIVVATKMDMPDAEANLEDFKAKLATDDTLPNTPAVYPVSSITQQGLKALLAKTADLLDTTPQFPIKGVDDLKHRDYTTEADADFSIDNPEPGLFVLSGDKLERLFKMTNLDHEESLMRFARQLRGMGVDDALRAAGAKNDDTIQILDYSFQFMD
- a CDS encoding DeoR/GlpR family DNA-binding transcription regulator, whose product is MLTEERQQYILNTIRFKGIIKIKDICSETRCSESTARRDLQQLEEQGELLRVHGGAKYMNSLQEEPAMNDKVSRNVNAKDHIAQQAVANIQVDDVIYLDAGTSTLAMIHHLNPSYNLRVVTNGVVHASALADMGIQTYLLGGNLKGTTKAVIGPEAVKSLEEYRFNKVFLGINGVHPKFGLTTPDPDEAVVKKTAILQSEESFILADNTKFDHVSFARVGDLSSATIITDQLTPSVAEQYQPLTTIQEVQS